The nucleotide sequence GCCGTGCGGGCTGTGTACGGCATTGACGCCTGGCGCGCCGACGCCGCCCGGTAGGCGCTGAAATTTCTTTTATTTTACGCTGGGCAAACATACCGTAACCATCATTTGCTCTGCACTGGGGGAACTGTGAAACTGCGCGTTGCCGATGTGATGATGAACGAACTGTCCCGCCAGGGTCTGAAGCACGTGTTCATGCTCAGCGGCGGGGGCATCATGTACCTGATGGACGCGCTGGCAACAAGCGATCTGCGGCATGTGTGCTGCCACCACGAGCAGGCCGCAGCCATTGCCGCCCAGGCCTACGCCATGCAGTGCGGCGGTTTGGGAGCCTGCCTTGTGACCACCGGCCCTGGCGGCGCCAATGCGCTGACCGGCTGCGCTGCTGCCTATGTGGATTCCACCCCGCTGATCTTTATTTCCGGCCAGGTAAAGACGGCTGACTTTGCTTCGCTGCGCAAGGTGCGGCAGTTTGGCGCGCAGGAAAACGACATTGTTTCCATGGCCCGGCCTGTGACCAAGTATGCCGTGCGGGTGGACGACCCCCGGCAGGCCCTGTTTGAGCTGCAAAAGGCCCTGTACATTGCCGCGCACGGGCGTCGCGGCCCGGTGTGGGTCGATGTTCCGCTGGATGTGCAGAGCGCCATGGTCGACGTGCCGACCCTGCCGCTGTTTGACCCTTCGCGCGAGGCCGGTTGGTGCACGGACGACATGGCCGCGCAGCTTCATCCCGATGTTTGCGTTTTGGACGAGGGAGTGGCGGCAGTGCTGCATAAGCTTGCAACCTGCCGCAGACCTTTGCTCTATGCCGGGCACGGCGTTGCCGCCTCCGGCGCTGAGGATCTGTTCCGCACTTTGGCGCGGCGGCTGGGCGCGCCTGTGGCCGCGAGCTGGCGCGGGCTGGGCATTATGGACGGCGACGACAGGCTGTTTTTTGGCAGCCCGGGGCTGCAGGCCCCCCGTTATGCCAACATGATCACGCAGGCGGCGGATTTTTTGCTGGTGCTGGGTTCGCGTCTGGACAACATGATAACGGCCTTTTCTGAACGCAATTTTGCCAGGCGGGCTGCCAAGGTCGTTGTGGACCTGGACGCGGCGGAGATGGACAAACTGGACATGCCCGATGTTGTACGCGTGCGCGGCGATGTGCGGCAGTTTCTTGAACGGCTGCTGGCCGCGCTGCCCGAGCAGCCCCGGCAGGTCTCCGCTGAATGGCGCGAATTCTGCACCGGTTTGCGTTGCCGGTTTCCCCTGCTGGAAGAAAAGCAGGCGGCCCCCCTGCGTGGGACCGACCTTTACCGGCTGACGGCGGCTGTGGGCCGTGCCGCCTCGGCAGATGACGCCGTGGTGGTCTCTTCCACCAGCCGTTGCAACACGGCCGGGCACCTGGCCTTTTGCTACAGGCAGGGGCAGCGGCCTGTTTCGTCCATGGGCATGGGGTCCATGGGCTTTGCCTTGCCTTCGGTCGTGGGCGCGTGGTTCGCCTCGGGCAAAAAACGCGTGATCATGCTTGAGGGCGACGGTTCTTTGCAGCTCAACATCCAGGAATTGCAGACAATTGTTTATCACGGCATCGACGCCAAGCTGTTTGTTTTTTCCAACAGCGGCTATGCGGCCATTGCCACCATGCAGGACCGCAATTTCGACGGCCGGCATGTGGGCAGCGACGCGCCCAGCGGCGTGAGCATGCCCAGTCTGCAGCGCATTGCCGGGGCCTACGGGTTGCCCTATGTGCGCATTGAGGACGACAGCCAGATAGAAAAGGGCGTTCAGTCCGCGATGCAGACAAAAGGCCCGGTGCTGTGCGAGGTACTGGGCGATATGGCCTTTGACGAAATTCCCAAATGTATTTCGTATGTGAACACAGAGGGCAAGCGGGTATCCGCAGCGCTGGAAAATCCCTTTCCATTTTTATCGGAATCAGTGGTGCGCGAGATTTTTGAGCGTTTTGACACAACAGAATAAGGACACGCAGCATGGAGAGTTCTTCATTGCCCCTGTTTGTTTTTGAGATGGCCAACAACCATCAGGGCAGCCTTGAGCATGGTCGGCGCATTGTCGAGGGCATGGCGCGCAGCGCGGCCCCCTATGCCGGACGCTTTCGCTTTGCCGTAAAGTTTCAGTACCGCGATCTCGACACCTTTATTCACCCGCGCATGCGGGGCAGAACCGACGTAAAAAACATCAAGCGCTTTGAAGATACCCGGCTGAGCCGTGATGAATTTTCCAGCCTGTTCGACTGCGTGCGGCAGCACGGCATGCTGACCATGTGCACGCCCTTTGATGAGGCCTCTGCCGTGCGCATCGGCGAGGAGGGCTTTGACATCATCAAGATCGCCAGTTGCTCCTTTGCCGATTGGCCGCTTATGGAGGCAGTGGCGCAGACCCGCTTGCCGGTCATCGCCTCTGCGGCCGGATGCGGGCTGGAGGTTATCCGCAATGTGCTGTCGTTTTTTCAGCACCGGCGCATCCCCATTTCGCTGATGCACTGCGTGGGTGAATACCCCACGCCCAACGAGCACCTGCAGATGAACCAGATTGATGTTTTCAGGCGCGAATTTCCCGAGGCGCCGATTGGTTTTTCCACCCACGAGGCCCCGGACAACCTGGAACCGGTAAAAATTGCCGTGGCCAAGGGCGCGCGCATATTTGAAAAGCACGTGGGCGTGCCGACGGAGAGCATCACGCTCAACGGTTATTCGGCCAATCCCGATCAGGTGGCGGCGTGGCTGGCGGCGGCTGCCGAGGCCTATGACATCTGCGGGCAGGAGCAGGGGCGTTCGGCCCCGCAGCCCAAGGAGCTTGCTGACCTCGCGGCCCTGCGGCGCGGTGTGTTTGCCAGGGTTGA is from Desulfovibrio desulfuricans and encodes:
- a CDS encoding N-acetylneuraminate synthase family protein; amino-acid sequence: MESSSLPLFVFEMANNHQGSLEHGRRIVEGMARSAAPYAGRFRFAVKFQYRDLDTFIHPRMRGRTDVKNIKRFEDTRLSRDEFSSLFDCVRQHGMLTMCTPFDEASAVRIGEEGFDIIKIASCSFADWPLMEAVAQTRLPVIASAAGCGLEVIRNVLSFFQHRRIPISLMHCVGEYPTPNEHLQMNQIDVFRREFPEAPIGFSTHEAPDNLEPVKIAVAKGARIFEKHVGVPTESITLNGYSANPDQVAAWLAAAAEAYDICGQEQGRSAPQPKELADLAALRRGVFARVDLPAGSVLDGSNIYYAFPCQPGQVIAQDMSKYTRFVLKEPLAADAAVMQPQVDIDRSLQRLVAGYVERIAALLKSSNAVVPFDSECELSHHYGIERFTEVGLVLINCVNREYCKKLLVLLPGQTHPLHYHVKKEETFIILHGDLTVICSDNERTLTRGDTMTVERGTPHSFSSKHGCVFEEISSTHCSDDSFYEDKGGFTFPRKTKVYLTKDVLC
- a CDS encoding thiamine pyrophosphate-binding protein gives rise to the protein MKLRVADVMMNELSRQGLKHVFMLSGGGIMYLMDALATSDLRHVCCHHEQAAAIAAQAYAMQCGGLGACLVTTGPGGANALTGCAAAYVDSTPLIFISGQVKTADFASLRKVRQFGAQENDIVSMARPVTKYAVRVDDPRQALFELQKALYIAAHGRRGPVWVDVPLDVQSAMVDVPTLPLFDPSREAGWCTDDMAAQLHPDVCVLDEGVAAVLHKLATCRRPLLYAGHGVAASGAEDLFRTLARRLGAPVAASWRGLGIMDGDDRLFFGSPGLQAPRYANMITQAADFLLVLGSRLDNMITAFSERNFARRAAKVVVDLDAAEMDKLDMPDVVRVRGDVRQFLERLLAALPEQPRQVSAEWREFCTGLRCRFPLLEEKQAAPLRGTDLYRLTAAVGRAASADDAVVVSSTSRCNTAGHLAFCYRQGQRPVSSMGMGSMGFALPSVVGAWFASGKKRVIMLEGDGSLQLNIQELQTIVYHGIDAKLFVFSNSGYAAIATMQDRNFDGRHVGSDAPSGVSMPSLQRIAGAYGLPYVRIEDDSQIEKGVQSAMQTKGPVLCEVLGDMAFDEIPKCISYVNTEGKRVSAALENPFPFLSESVVREIFERFDTTE